The following coding sequences lie in one uncultured Mailhella sp. genomic window:
- a CDS encoding ABC transporter permease, which yields MRSRIAGMRMIKSIFVPAVVLIVWQIVSGAVSPYLLPGPGRVLETGLAMAKSGVLTEHVLSSFYRIAAGFCLSVALAFGTAALLYRWRLLDELFQGTLSFMRMTPPLALTPLLILWLGIGDATQIAVIVLASFFPIYLNTRDGLSRLDASFRELAASLHLSRTRTVLFFLLPAATPSIITGLRLSFGYSWRALIAAELIAASSGLGYMIMDAEQMQRADEVIVGILIIGFLGWALDAAFSALSSALLKRRFPELAA from the coding sequence ATGCGTTCTAGAATTGCGGGCATGCGCATGATAAAGTCCATTTTTGTACCCGCCGTAGTGCTTATTGTCTGGCAGATTGTGTCCGGCGCGGTATCGCCGTATCTGCTGCCCGGGCCGGGGCGCGTGCTGGAAACCGGGCTTGCCATGGCGAAAAGCGGCGTACTTACGGAGCACGTTCTGTCGTCGTTCTACCGCATTGCGGCGGGCTTCTGTCTGAGCGTGGCGCTGGCCTTCGGCACGGCCGCGCTGCTGTATCGCTGGCGGCTGCTCGACGAGCTTTTTCAGGGCACGCTTTCCTTCATGCGCATGACGCCTCCGCTCGCCCTCACGCCTCTGCTCATTCTCTGGCTCGGCATCGGCGACGCCACGCAGATTGCCGTCATTGTTCTGGCCTCGTTCTTTCCGATCTATCTCAACACCCGCGACGGCCTGAGCCGACTCGACGCTTCGTTCCGCGAGCTCGCCGCAAGCCTCCACCTCTCGCGCACCCGCACCGTGCTCTTCTTTCTGCTGCCTGCGGCCACGCCTTCCATCATCACGGGCCTGCGCCTGAGCTTCGGCTACAGCTGGCGCGCCCTCATCGCCGCCGAACTCATCGCCGCCAGCAGCGGCCTCGGCTACATGATCATGGACGCCGAACAGATGCAGCGCGCCGACGAGGTCATTGTGGGCATTCTCATCATCGGCTTTCTGGGCTGGGCCCTCGACGCCGCCTTTTCCGCCCTTTCCTCCGCGCTGCTCAAGCGCCGCTTTCCCGAGCTCGCCGCATGA
- a CDS encoding YbhN family protein yields the protein MPKTKKYLPILGKLLVLFICALACWLLYDKLKRYSMEEIIDSILHIQHRQLILAVVLVVINYAILVGYDWLAVRAIHRRLPFPRVCLVSFAGSAVSYNLGALLGGTTVRYRLYSAWGFHPIDIVRLVLMLAVTFWIGALGLAGGVLLFANVHIPPELGIEPGHIRPLGAGLLALCILYLLVCWWARGRAVRIFKKEFALPTLPIALAQTAVACADLLVAAACLYVLLPEHSTLTFADFLPNYLLAQVAVVLTHVPGGVGVLELILMHIIHGVNPKRLFGAILVFRVLYYLVPLLISLVMLFFYELRLRRRTPEEIAADEKATEELPESK from the coding sequence TTGCCGAAGACGAAAAAATATCTGCCGATTCTGGGAAAGCTCCTCGTTCTTTTCATCTGTGCGCTGGCCTGCTGGCTTCTCTACGACAAGCTCAAGCGCTACAGCATGGAAGAAATCATAGACAGCATTCTCCACATACAACATCGGCAACTTATTCTTGCCGTTGTGCTCGTCGTCATCAACTACGCCATTCTCGTGGGCTACGACTGGCTCGCCGTGCGGGCCATTCATCGGCGTCTGCCCTTTCCCCGCGTCTGCCTCGTATCCTTTGCCGGTTCGGCCGTCAGCTACAACCTCGGCGCGCTGCTCGGCGGCACCACCGTGCGGTATCGCCTCTACAGCGCCTGGGGCTTCCATCCCATCGACATCGTGCGCCTCGTGCTCATGCTCGCCGTCACCTTCTGGATCGGCGCGCTCGGTCTCGCAGGCGGCGTGCTCCTCTTCGCCAACGTGCACATTCCCCCGGAACTCGGCATCGAACCCGGTCACATCCGCCCCCTCGGCGCGGGTCTGCTTGCCCTGTGCATCCTTTATCTGCTCGTCTGCTGGTGGGCCAGAGGCCGAGCCGTGCGCATCTTCAAAAAAGAATTCGCCCTGCCCACCCTGCCCATCGCCCTCGCTCAGACCGCCGTCGCCTGCGCCGACCTGCTCGTCGCCGCCGCCTGCCTCTACGTGCTCCTGCCCGAGCACAGCACCCTCACCTTCGCCGACTTCCTCCCCAACTACCTCCTCGCGCAGGTGGCCGTGGTGCTCACTCACGTTCCCGGCGGCGTGGGCGTGCTCGAACTCATCCTCATGCACATCATCCACGGCGTGAATCCCAAACGCCTCTTCGGAGCCATCCTCGTTTTCCGCGTGCTCTACTACCTCGTGCCTCTGCTCATCTCCCTCGTCATGCTGTTCTTCTATGAACTCCGCCTGCGCAGACGCACCCCCGAAGAAATCGCCGCCGACGAAAAGGCTACCGAAGAACTCCCCGAAAGCAAATAA
- a CDS encoding NrtA/SsuA/CpmA family ABC transporter substrate-binding protein yields MKMLKTLALALALSLAASPAFAEKGALNISYVKSPFNLQMIVMKEHKLLEKKLEPKGIKVQWHEIDSGAQQATAMASGALDVGGVLNTTSVQMANAEGNPVIIIAGAARPTDVFALVGQENGPKTFADLRGKTVAGPKGTVLHQLLVAGLAKEGMTIRDVKFVQMGIPQSFSALMSGKVDAALIAAGALVKAKQAGKPVIATATGLVTPILAMCASKKFIDEQPELLKDVVAVQDEAYDWIMAHHDEAVALGAKEQNISIADAEQLYAWSHYNKRLNENDIKSLDNDMTFLIENGMARQKVDSRSFILKSAME; encoded by the coding sequence ATGAAGATGCTCAAAACGCTCGCCCTTGCCCTGGCCCTTTCCCTCGCCGCCTCCCCGGCCTTTGCCGAAAAAGGCGCTCTCAACATCAGCTATGTGAAGTCGCCCTTCAATCTGCAAATGATCGTCATGAAGGAACACAAGCTCCTTGAGAAAAAACTCGAACCCAAGGGCATCAAGGTGCAGTGGCATGAAATAGATTCCGGCGCCCAGCAGGCCACCGCCATGGCTTCCGGCGCTCTCGACGTGGGCGGCGTGCTCAACACCACCTCCGTGCAGATGGCCAACGCCGAAGGCAATCCGGTCATCATCATCGCCGGAGCCGCCCGCCCCACCGACGTCTTCGCCCTCGTTGGACAGGAAAACGGCCCCAAAACCTTTGCAGACCTGCGCGGTAAAACCGTCGCCGGGCCCAAGGGCACCGTGCTCCATCAGCTGCTCGTCGCCGGACTCGCCAAAGAAGGCATGACCATCCGCGACGTGAAATTCGTCCAGATGGGCATCCCCCAGAGCTTCTCCGCCCTCATGTCCGGCAAGGTGGACGCCGCCCTCATTGCCGCAGGCGCCCTCGTCAAGGCCAAACAGGCGGGCAAACCCGTCATAGCTACCGCTACCGGCCTCGTTACCCCCATCCTCGCCATGTGCGCCAGCAAAAAGTTCATCGACGAACAGCCCGAACTGCTCAAGGACGTCGTTGCCGTCCAGGACGAAGCCTACGACTGGATCATGGCCCACCACGACGAAGCCGTCGCCCTCGGAGCCAAAGAACAAAATATCTCCATCGCCGACGCCGAACAGCTCTACGCCTGGTCCCACTACAATAAACGACTCAATGAAAACGATATCAAAAGCCTCGACAACGATATGACCTTCCTTATCGAAAACGGCATGGCCCGCCAGAAGGTCGACTCCCGCAGCTTCATCCTGAAATCCGCCATGGAGTAA
- a CDS encoding site-specific tyrosine recombinase, which produces MSAEKAGLEPWPAAVKRGRGRPRKVRADSAAEGSALLEAQAVIDAPDGVSQEKEKKPTALSAARRAPSDSLRALGERWLDELLAVRGLSPMTVDSYRQDIASLSSFLEESGLGDCTAKQALSRLDDEQLLLFVVWLRRRGDGKRTLARRLSCLRGFLGWCVDLGLMEGNPAELLDGPKLPRVLPNVLTRQEVLALIDSPDTRTKLGRRDHAMLELMYASGLRVSELVHLRPLDIDLQSGVVRVFGKGRKERLVPMHARAVAVMDDYLRSVRPEFMPQESVVFLNRSGMGLTRQAVWKLIRRYALEARIGRDISPHTMRHTFATHLLEGGADLRTVQMLLGHSDLAATELYTHVRSDLLEDVYRRCHPRNAYHAAGADPGEDGEGSASADADSSGAAEMAGTAELSADGADAVFTGSCSSSDAGAVPDSASSAGARSSISGATFAKGRAASSEAGIADSDVSAVGVTSPDLASGASPAASSAASFAGADSSAASSFIAAASDSAPSPAAYHASVPRDASLPSEENSKDDSHER; this is translated from the coding sequence ATGTCGGCAGAGAAGGCGGGACTGGAGCCGTGGCCTGCGGCGGTGAAGCGCGGCAGGGGGCGGCCGCGCAAGGTACGCGCTGATTCGGCGGCGGAAGGGTCTGCGCTGCTGGAGGCGCAGGCGGTGATTGACGCGCCGGACGGCGTTTCGCAGGAGAAGGAGAAGAAGCCTACGGCGCTTTCTGCGGCACGGCGGGCTCCGTCGGACAGTCTGAGGGCGCTGGGGGAGCGCTGGCTGGACGAGCTTCTTGCGGTGCGGGGGCTTTCGCCGATGACGGTGGATTCGTATCGGCAGGACATTGCCTCGCTGTCGTCGTTTCTGGAGGAGAGCGGGCTTGGCGACTGCACGGCGAAGCAGGCGCTTTCGCGTCTGGACGACGAGCAGCTTCTGCTTTTTGTGGTATGGCTGCGGCGTCGGGGCGACGGCAAGCGCACGCTGGCGCGGCGGCTTTCGTGCCTGCGGGGCTTTCTCGGCTGGTGCGTGGATCTGGGGCTCATGGAAGGCAATCCCGCCGAGCTGCTGGACGGGCCCAAGCTGCCGCGTGTTTTGCCCAACGTGCTGACGCGTCAGGAAGTGCTGGCGCTCATTGACTCGCCGGACACGCGCACCAAGCTCGGGCGGCGCGATCACGCCATGCTTGAACTCATGTACGCGTCGGGGCTGCGGGTGTCGGAACTCGTGCATCTGCGACCCTTGGACATTGATCTGCAAAGCGGCGTGGTGCGGGTATTCGGCAAGGGGCGCAAGGAGCGTCTGGTGCCGATGCACGCGCGGGCCGTGGCGGTAATGGACGACTATCTGCGTTCGGTGCGCCCGGAGTTCATGCCCCAGGAAAGCGTGGTGTTTCTGAACCGGTCGGGCATGGGGCTCACGCGGCAGGCGGTATGGAAGCTCATCCGCCGCTACGCCCTGGAAGCCCGCATCGGGCGCGACATTTCGCCGCACACCATGCGGCACACGTTTGCCACGCATCTTCTGGAAGGCGGGGCCGATCTTCGCACCGTGCAGATGCTGCTCGGTCACAGCGATCTGGCGGCCACGGAACTTTACACGCACGTGCGGTCCGATCTTCTGGAAGACGTGTACCGCCGCTGTCATCCGCGCAACGCGTATCATGCCGCAGGCGCGGATCCCGGCGAAGACGGGGAGGGGAGCGCTTCCGCGGATGCAGATTCTTCCGGCGCTGCCGAGATGGCGGGGACTGCCGAACTTTCTGCCGACGGCGCGGATGCCGTGTTCACGGGCTCCTGCTCTTCCTCAGACGCGGGCGCCGTTCCCGATTCGGCCTCTTCCGCCGGGGCGCGGTCGTCGATTTCCGGCGCAACCTTTGCGAAAGGCCGGGCGGCCTCTTCCGAAGCCGGAATTGCCGACTCTGATGTTTCTGCCGTGGGGGTAACCTCTCCCGACCTGGCCTCCGGCGCATCCCCCGCCGCGTCTTCCGCGGCATCTTTTGCAGGCGCAGATTCTTCTGCCGCTTCCTCCTTCATCGCTGCGGCGTCGGATTCCGCTCCGTCCCCCGCCGCTTACCATGCTTCCGTCCCGCGCGACGCATCCCTCCCCAGCGAGGAAAACTCAAAGGATGATTCCCATGAACGTTGA
- a CDS encoding ABC transporter ATP-binding protein: MTDSATSSENVELLRGIRKSFGSREVLRGTDMFLAPQGVTCLLGASGCGKSTLLRIAAGLESPDAGLVLPRPEECAVVFQDPRLLPWLTAGENLRLALPRVCRDADIRMAEALDMVELSPDVLSAMPRELSGGMAQRVGVARALLRSPRILLMDEPFASLDAITREKLQDMLKKLMSRSLCLLVTHDMEEALRLGSRLCVMDRGVIVESFNISENTGPERRNFIRRNILTHLNTKEL; encoded by the coding sequence ATGACTGATTCCGCAACTTCTTCCGAAAACGTCGAGCTGCTGCGCGGCATCCGCAAATCGTTCGGATCGCGCGAAGTGCTGCGCGGAACCGACATGTTCCTCGCTCCGCAGGGCGTCACCTGCCTTTTGGGCGCGTCCGGATGCGGCAAGTCCACGCTGCTGCGCATCGCCGCAGGACTCGAATCCCCGGACGCCGGACTCGTGCTCCCCCGCCCCGAAGAATGCGCCGTGGTCTTTCAGGATCCGCGCCTGCTGCCCTGGCTCACCGCAGGCGAAAACCTGCGCCTCGCCCTGCCCCGCGTCTGCCGCGACGCCGACATCCGCATGGCGGAGGCCCTCGACATGGTGGAACTCTCCCCGGACGTGCTTTCCGCCATGCCCCGCGAGCTTTCCGGCGGCATGGCCCAGCGCGTGGGCGTGGCCCGCGCCCTGCTCCGCTCGCCGCGCATCCTGCTCATGGACGAACCCTTCGCCTCGCTCGACGCCATTACCCGGGAAAAGCTTCAGGACATGCTCAAAAAACTCATGTCCCGCTCGCTCTGCCTGCTCGTCACCCACGACATGGAAGAAGCCCTGCGCCTCGGCAGCCGCCTCTGCGTCATGGATCGCGGCGTCATCGTGGAAAGCTTCAACATTTCCGAAAACACCGGCCCCGAACGGCGAAACTTCATTCGCCGCAACATTCTTACGCATCTGAATACTAAGGAGTTGTAA
- a CDS encoding restriction endonuclease → MRRLVAVLMALLFSFSLLVTDSDALVASAVRLPVNTIKQLARLGKTSGSKELGANLIRLSEKLPEAQRLAFLEQAYVDILVRQGRLSARKADEVIKNLSGTPGFRSALSKMSGISEAKASGHGFEVLAANALKKNGYKILAIGQRFDDGIKNAMTDIDLIAKKGSRTCIFELKNYHPQSIDYNALINFRGDMQSLNAYAGKHANVRSFFVISSRPVDNNIDKLLRAAAKSQNVELLYADVDTLPMLLEVLK, encoded by the coding sequence ATGCGCAGGTTGGTGGCGGTGCTGATGGCGCTGCTGTTCAGTTTTTCTCTTCTTGTGACGGACTCGGATGCGCTGGTTGCTTCTGCCGTGAGGCTGCCGGTCAATACCATCAAGCAGCTCGCCCGCCTGGGCAAGACCAGCGGTTCAAAGGAGCTGGGAGCCAATCTGATTCGGCTTTCGGAAAAGCTTCCCGAGGCGCAGCGGCTTGCGTTTCTTGAACAGGCGTATGTGGATATCCTCGTCAGGCAGGGCCGGCTCTCTGCCAGAAAGGCGGATGAAGTCATAAAGAATCTGTCCGGTACTCCCGGGTTTCGCAGTGCTCTGAGCAAAATGAGCGGCATCAGTGAGGCCAAGGCTTCCGGCCACGGCTTTGAAGTGCTTGCCGCCAATGCCTTGAAAAAAAACGGATATAAAATTCTGGCCATAGGACAGAGATTTGACGACGGCATCAAGAACGCCATGACGGATATTGATCTGATCGCGAAAAAGGGATCCAGGACATGTATTTTCGAGCTGAAGAATTATCATCCGCAAAGCATTGATTACAATGCCCTGATTAATTTTCGCGGTGATATGCAGAGTCTGAATGCGTATGCCGGTAAGCATGCGAACGTGCGCAGTTTTTTTGTCATATCCTCCAGACCTGTCGACAACAATATCGACAAGCTTCTCAGGGCGGCGGCCAAATCGCAGAATGTGGAGCTCCTGTATGCTGATGTCGACACGCTTCCCATGCTTCTCGAGGTGTTGAAATGA
- the hslU gene encoding ATP-dependent protease ATPase subunit HslU, producing MNTLTPRQIVAELDKYIIGQEQAKRMVAVAVRNRWRRQQLDPALRDEIAPKNIILMGPTGVGKTEIARRLARLTGAPFIKVEATKYTEVGYVGRDVESMIRDLMEIGIKLVRDEEGQRVAAKAEAQAEERLLDLLLPGSSTEAGREATREKLRNLWKLGHLDDHEVEVEVTEQAPQMDMFGMPGMDNSLGSQMKNMMSRFMPPKTQKKRMKTRAAYDILVQQARDSMIDEEHIVEVARERVEQSGIVFIDEIDKIASSAAQQRSSDISREGVQRDLLPVVEGCVVNTKHGMIHTDHILFIAAGAFHFSKPSDLIPELQGRFPLRVELQALGSKEFYRILTEPHNSLQKQYNALLSTENVTLHFSEDGLREIASFAEETNARTENIGARRLYTILEKILADISFDAPERAGQHIVIDKNYVCEHLADVRNDVDLQQFIL from the coding sequence ATGAACACGCTGACCCCCCGGCAGATAGTTGCCGAGCTCGACAAATATATCATCGGCCAGGAACAGGCCAAACGCATGGTGGCCGTGGCGGTGCGCAATCGCTGGCGTCGGCAGCAGCTCGATCCCGCGCTGCGCGACGAAATCGCTCCCAAAAACATCATACTCATGGGCCCCACCGGCGTGGGCAAAACTGAAATCGCCCGCCGACTGGCCAGGCTCACCGGCGCTCCCTTCATCAAGGTGGAGGCCACCAAATATACGGAAGTCGGCTACGTCGGCCGCGACGTGGAATCCATGATCCGCGACCTCATGGAAATCGGCATCAAGCTCGTGCGCGACGAAGAAGGCCAGCGCGTGGCCGCCAAGGCCGAAGCCCAGGCCGAGGAGCGCCTGCTTGATCTTCTTCTGCCCGGCAGCAGCACCGAGGCGGGCCGCGAGGCTACGCGCGAAAAGCTGCGTAATCTCTGGAAGCTCGGTCACCTCGACGATCACGAGGTGGAAGTGGAAGTCACCGAACAGGCTCCCCAGATGGACATGTTCGGCATGCCCGGCATGGACAACTCCCTCGGCAGCCAGATGAAAAACATGATGAGCCGTTTCATGCCGCCCAAGACGCAGAAAAAGCGCATGAAAACCCGCGCCGCCTACGACATCCTCGTGCAGCAGGCCCGCGATTCCATGATAGATGAGGAACACATTGTGGAAGTGGCCCGCGAACGCGTGGAGCAGAGCGGCATTGTGTTCATCGACGAAATAGACAAGATTGCCAGCTCGGCGGCTCAGCAGCGCTCCTCGGACATCTCGCGCGAAGGCGTGCAGCGCGACCTTCTGCCCGTGGTGGAAGGCTGCGTGGTCAATACCAAGCACGGCATGATCCATACCGATCATATTCTGTTCATCGCGGCGGGCGCGTTCCACTTCAGCAAGCCCTCGGACCTCATTCCCGAACTCCAGGGCCGCTTCCCCCTGCGCGTGGAACTCCAGGCCCTCGGCAGCAAGGAATTCTACCGCATCCTCACCGAACCGCACAATTCCCTGCAAAAGCAGTACAACGCCCTGCTTTCCACTGAAAACGTCACCCTCCATTTCTCCGAAGACGGCCTGCGCGAAATCGCTTCCTTCGCCGAAGAAACCAACGCCAGAACCGAAAATATCGGCGCCCGCAGACTCTATACCATCCTTGAGAAAATCCTTGCCGATATCTCCTTCGACGCCCCCGAACGCGCCGGACAACACATCGTCATCGATAAAAACTACGTCTGCGAACACCTCGCCGACGTCAGAAACGACGTCGACCTCCAGCAGTTCATCCTGTAA
- a CDS encoding outer membrane beta-barrel protein produces the protein MFKKFGMLLMAACLLLPVQAKAADLVGVYIAPKFVLNVQHSKGELSYHGQGLGSDSKTGARAGGALAVGYDFNPVFSVPVHAELEYGAYGRISKTEGDGDHSFHAKVGLQTLLANAYWDITTWNGFTPYIGAGLGMAFLKTEGHVNHTRLAADLLGSNSDTDTVFAGQVGLGCSYAFTDNLSADIGYRFLMMDNGNVTGLVDGMNLKSKDNYVHQFMMGLRVTF, from the coding sequence ATGTTCAAGAAATTCGGAATGTTGCTTATGGCCGCCTGCCTGCTGCTGCCCGTTCAGGCCAAAGCCGCCGATCTTGTCGGCGTGTACATTGCGCCGAAATTCGTGCTGAACGTTCAGCATTCCAAGGGCGAACTTTCGTATCACGGTCAGGGCCTCGGCTCCGATTCCAAAACCGGCGCCCGCGCCGGCGGCGCTCTTGCCGTGGGTTACGATTTCAATCCCGTGTTCAGCGTGCCCGTGCACGCCGAACTCGAATACGGCGCTTACGGACGCATTTCCAAAACCGAAGGCGACGGCGACCATTCGTTCCACGCCAAGGTCGGCCTCCAGACGCTGCTTGCGAATGCCTATTGGGACATCACCACCTGGAACGGCTTCACGCCCTACATCGGCGCAGGTCTCGGCATGGCCTTCCTCAAGACCGAAGGACATGTGAATCACACCCGTCTCGCCGCCGATCTGCTGGGTTCCAACAGCGACACCGACACCGTTTTCGCCGGGCAGGTGGGTCTCGGCTGCTCCTACGCCTTTACCGACAACCTTTCCGCCGACATCGGCTACCGCTTCCTCATGATGGACAACGGCAACGTCACCGGCCTTGTGGACGGCATGAATTTGAAGTCCAAGGACAACTATGTTCATCAGTTCATGATGGGTCTGCGCGTGACATTTTAA
- a CDS encoding CBS domain-containing protein, whose translation MNVDTVVTCHANADNDALAALVGALALYPDAVLLFPGSQERQVQEFYDEVVEPLYPCVSQRELDITQVKRLVVVDTHLASRLPQVKKLLERKDLEIHVWDHHPLSDDEGDDRLPAALMMDDAVGAVSTFLVEEIRRRNINLTCEIATSLAGGIYGDTGSFVYSSTTPRDFEAAAWLLSRGADLAVVSRLITRVMGREQLKALSAMLENTQARDIGGGVVMAISSMQSETFLDDFATLAPRIMEIEDCSVLFAIASMEDKVQVVGRSRTPLVDVGEICRRLGGGGHYYAASASVKDMTLPQVRDFLKMQASLIVNADENAGKLMTSPALGASERLTIGEAQSLMIRYGLKAVPIFADGTQRCIGILSQETAAKACGHGLANIAVGMYMQRSFNVVPQSAGIQELVDIMVGGQQRLIPVVDGPDPQGLDDEDREAELLTRSVVGVVTRTDIIRLFMGENGAHIPPVSRKARKERNLVSVMRKRLSAPCLDFLRMAGEIGHDVGASVYVVGGFVRDLVMDGKGLKWPDIDIDLVIEGDAMAFAHNLAIRLKGRVREHREFMTAMLVFPAESLCADVERHRRTHLADTTEIKVDIATARLEFYSEPGALPQVERGSIKMDLYRRDFSINAMAVRLNPQVFGQLVDFFDGQEDIRNKRIRTLHALSFVEDPTRMFRAVRFEQRYGFRMGAQCERFMRNAIDDLHLIHHLSGSRICHELELMMEERNPYLGFRRMDELGLLAEVHPLLAMNDEKRDMADRVRRVLEWYMRMYLPEEPDLLMLMVIALCRRAPAPEVESLLARLQFSDKRKRQTMQVRSAIMAARAGMTQWEKKKGPISDLHRMLGRAPLETLLYLLAQENNPEQHEKLTRYIYMGRQMKPDINGDDLKRMGIQPGPMIGRILNDVLAAKLDDESMPRDDQLALAARLAVQYVAEEAAAAKAEEK comes from the coding sequence ATGAACGTTGATACCGTCGTCACCTGCCACGCCAACGCCGACAACGACGCCCTTGCCGCGCTGGTCGGCGCGCTCGCGCTCTATCCCGACGCCGTGCTCCTTTTCCCCGGCAGTCAGGAGAGGCAGGTGCAGGAATTTTACGACGAAGTGGTCGAACCGCTGTATCCGTGCGTGAGTCAGCGCGAACTCGACATCACGCAGGTGAAGCGCCTCGTCGTGGTGGATACGCATCTCGCCAGCCGTCTGCCCCAGGTGAAAAAGCTCCTCGAACGCAAGGATCTGGAAATCCACGTGTGGGATCATCATCCCCTGAGCGACGACGAGGGCGACGACCGCCTCCCCGCCGCCCTCATGATGGATGACGCCGTCGGCGCGGTGAGCACGTTTCTGGTGGAAGAAATCCGCCGCCGCAACATCAATCTGACCTGCGAAATCGCCACCTCGCTTGCGGGCGGCATCTACGGCGACACGGGGTCCTTCGTGTACAGTTCCACCACCCCGCGCGACTTTGAGGCCGCCGCATGGCTGCTTTCGCGGGGCGCGGATCTCGCCGTGGTGAGCCGTCTCATCACGCGCGTGATGGGCCGCGAACAGCTCAAGGCCCTGTCGGCCATGCTTGAAAACACCCAGGCGCGCGACATCGGCGGCGGGGTGGTCATGGCCATATCGTCCATGCAGAGCGAAACCTTTCTCGACGACTTCGCCACCCTCGCTCCCCGCATCATGGAAATCGAAGACTGCTCGGTGCTCTTTGCCATTGCGTCCATGGAAGACAAGGTGCAGGTCGTGGGTCGCAGCCGCACCCCCCTCGTGGACGTGGGAGAAATCTGCCGCAGGCTCGGCGGCGGCGGACACTACTATGCCGCTTCCGCCTCCGTGAAGGACATGACGCTCCCCCAGGTGCGCGACTTTCTCAAAATGCAGGCTTCGCTCATCGTGAACGCCGACGAAAACGCAGGCAAGCTCATGACAAGCCCCGCCCTCGGCGCATCGGAGAGGCTCACCATCGGCGAGGCGCAGTCGCTCATGATACGCTACGGACTCAAGGCCGTGCCCATTTTTGCCGACGGCACGCAGCGCTGCATAGGCATTCTCTCGCAGGAAACCGCCGCCAAGGCCTGCGGTCACGGGCTTGCGAACATCGCGGTGGGCATGTACATGCAGCGTTCCTTCAACGTGGTGCCGCAGAGCGCCGGCATTCAGGAACTCGTGGACATCATGGTGGGCGGTCAGCAGCGGCTCATTCCCGTGGTGGACGGCCCCGATCCGCAGGGCCTCGACGACGAAGATCGCGAAGCCGAACTTCTCACGCGCTCCGTGGTGGGCGTGGTCACCCGAACCGACATCATCCGCCTGTTCATGGGCGAAAACGGCGCGCACATTCCGCCGGTGAGCCGCAAGGCCCGCAAGGAACGCAATCTCGTTTCCGTGATGCGCAAGCGCCTTTCGGCTCCCTGTCTCGACTTTCTGCGCATGGCCGGCGAAATCGGACACGACGTCGGCGCGTCGGTGTACGTGGTGGGCGGCTTCGTGCGCGATCTCGTCATGGACGGCAAAGGCCTCAAGTGGCCGGATATCGACATCGACCTCGTCATCGAGGGAGACGCCATGGCCTTTGCGCACAATCTGGCCATACGGCTCAAGGGCCGCGTGCGCGAGCACCGCGAATTCATGACCGCCATGCTCGTGTTTCCCGCCGAAAGCCTCTGCGCCGACGTGGAGAGGCATCGCCGCACGCACCTTGCCGACACCACGGAAATCAAGGTGGACATCGCCACCGCGCGCCTCGAATTCTATTCCGAACCCGGAGCCCTGCCGCAGGTGGAACGCGGCTCCATCAAGATGGACCTCTATCGCCGCGACTTTTCCATCAACGCCATGGCGGTGCGCCTCAATCCGCAGGTGTTCGGTCAGCTCGTGGACTTCTTCGACGGTCAGGAAGACATCCGCAACAAGCGCATCCGCACCCTGCACGCCCTGAGCTTCGTGGAAGACCCCACGCGCATGTTCCGGGCCGTGCGCTTCGAGCAGCGCTACGGATTCCGCATGGGCGCCCAGTGCGAACGCTTCATGCGCAACGCCATAGACGATCTGCACCTCATTCATCACCTGTCGGGCTCGCGCATCTGCCATGAACTCGAACTCATGATGGAGGAACGCAATCCCTATCTCGGATTCCGCCGCATGGACGAACTCGGCCTGCTTGCCGAAGTGCATCCGCTGCTCGCCATGAACGACGAAAAACGCGACATGGCCGACCGCGTGCGCCGCGTGCTCGAATGGTACATGCGCATGTACCTGCCCGAAGAACCCGACCTGCTCATGCTCATGGTCATTGCGCTCTGCCGCCGCGCCCCCGCCCCGGAAGTGGAATCCCTGCTCGCCAGACTCCAGTTCTCCGACAAGAGAAAACGACAGACCATGCAGGTGCGCTCGGCCATCATGGCCGCCCGCGCAGGCATGACCCAGTGGGAAAAGAAAAAGGGCCCCATCAGCGATCTGCACCGCATGCTCGGCCGCGCCCCCCTCGAAACCCTGCTCTACCTCCTCGCCCAGGAAAACAATCCTGAACAGCATGAAAAACTGACCCGCTACATCTACATGGGCCGACAGATGAAGCCCGATATCAACGGCGACGACCTCAAACGCATGGGCATCCAGCCCGGACCCATGATAGGCCGTATTCTGAACGACGTGCTCGCCGCCAAACTCGACGACGAATCCATGCCCCGCGACGACCAGCTCGCCCTCGCCGCCCGCCTCGCCGTCCAATACGTCGCCGAAGAGGCCGCCGCTGCCAAAGCCGAAGAGAAGTAA